In Carya illinoinensis cultivar Pawnee chromosome 7, C.illinoinensisPawnee_v1, whole genome shotgun sequence, the following are encoded in one genomic region:
- the LOC122317270 gene encoding putative pumilio homolog 8, chloroplastic: MAEKDRNVTENMKRNGELEMLMNEIPNPNAPYLNHSNRHHHHQFGNGSPISRVSLRSGSSSSSSFSNGFCSSEDGSPYPISFEEAKHQTPSTRYSSINGKPGDGMGLSETFHRMHISDEQRDGTNMRGFEVDSDGFGFGHPYLGATIPWNAEKYGEGFSNGAFDFEGFQSSRLGVPASFNDNRRLNLLGLRGGYRESDSMGSYLAHHPFNALCSGPNSNTNHMNVLPEKRNERGTGSGCYYGGVQRQNLTTVWPYLNDASISTPWCETDSNGVGGLMEPLSSPRSIHHPKLALNVDDSLSSRSMINERTRAIPNNVVPQSVSLRGARDVEAFTCEDSFIIKGNTMNYAINSKPNASRSLKKNCYNEMAGTNHRGKNSEWDSYYNFGKICENGPRPSSDCPLFLQRPFSSLAEIQGYIYFLAKDQHGCRFLQRLFDKGTCQDVQIIFKEIIGHLVEFMTDPFGNYLVQKLLDVCNEEQRMQTVLMATNQPGQLIRISIDPHGTRVVQKLIETVRAKKQISLVNSALEPGFLALVKDPNGNHVIQRCLQCFSNDDNKFIFVAATKFCVDMATHRHGCCVLQRCIARSVAEHRDKLAGEVSRNGILLAQDPYGNYVVQYIIELKIPSASAKLFSQFKGNFVQLSKQKFSSHVVEKCLTHFEEHRPRIIRELLSESHFDQLLQDRFANYVIQCALAVTKGPLHASLVEEVEAHKILSTSPYCKRIFSRKLLKK; this comes from the exons ATGGCCGAGAAAGATAGGAACGTCACAGAGAACATGAAGAGGAACGGAGAGCTTGAAATGTTGATGAATGAGATCCCCAATCCAAATGCTCCGTACCTCAATCATTCTAATCGTCACCACCATCATCAGTTTGGGAATGGTTCACCTATTAGCAGAGTTTCTCTGCGGTCAGGGTCGTCTTCTTCGAGTTCTTTCTCTAATGGGTTTTGCTCCTCTGAGGACGGTTCGCCATATCCTATTTCATTTGAGGAGGCTAAGCATCAAACACCCAGTACCCGTTACTCGAGCATTAATGGGAAGCCGGGGGATGGCATGGGGTTGTCTGAGACTTTTCATAGAATGCATATCAGTGATGAACAGAGGGATGGTACTAATATGAGGGGATTTGAGGTGGATTCCGATGGGTTTGGGTTTGGTCATCCTTATTTAGGTGCGACTATCCCATGGAATGCGGAAAAATATGGGGAAGGTTTTAGCAATGGTGCTTTTGATTTTGAGGGTTTTCAATCCTCTCGTCTTGGAGTTCCGGCCAGTTTTAACGATAATAGGAGGTTGAATTTGCTTGGTTTGCGGGGTGGATATAGAGAGAGTGATTCAATGGGGTCTTATCTCGCTCATCATCCGTTTAATGCTTTGTGTTCTGGCCCCAATTCTAACACAAACCATATGAATGTTTTAccggagaaaagaaatgaacgTGGAACTGGAAGTGGCTGTTACTATGGAGGCGTTCAAAGACAGAACCTAACTACAGTTTGGCCTTACCTTAATGATGCTTCTATTAGCACTCCATGGTGTGAGACGGATTCTAATGGAGTGGGGGGTCTTATGGAACCACTGAGTTCCCCTCGGTCGATACACCACCCCAAGCTGGCTTTGAATGTGGATGATTCCTTAAGCAGTCGTTCCATGATCAACGAAAGGACTCGAGCAATCCCAAATAACGTGGTTCCTCAATCTGTATCTCTGAGAGGTGCAAGGGACGTCGAGGCTTTTACTTGTGAGGATAGTTTCATCATAAAAGGGAACACTATGAATTATGCCATCAACAGTAAACCCAACGCTTCAAGGAGTCTTAAGAAGAATTGCTACAACGAGATGGCAGGAACAAACCATAGAGGGAAAAACTCTGAATGGGATAGTTACTATAATTTTgggaaaatttgtgaaaatggTCCGCGTCCGAGTAGTGATTGTCCATTATTCTTGCAACGACCCTTTAGTTCTTTGGCTGAGATCCAGggttatatatatttcttagcaAAGGATCAACATGGATGTCGCTTCTTACAAAGGCTGTTTGATAAGGGAACGTGTCAAGACGTGCAGATCATATTTAAGGAAATCATCGGTCACCTTGTTGAGTTTATGACGGACCCATTTGGAAATTATCTTGTACAGAAGTTGCTGGACGTGTGCAACGAAGAACAGAGAATGCAGACCGTGCTCATGGCGACCAACCAACCAGGACAACTCATCAGAATATCTATAGATCCACATGG CACGCGTGTGGTACAGAAGTTGATAGAGACGGTCCGAGCTAAGAAACAGATTTCGCTGGTTAACTCTGCACTTGAACCAGGTTTTCTTGCTCTTGTTAAGGATCCGAATGGCAACCATGTGATACAACGTTGCTTGCAATGCTTTAGCAATGATGATAATAAG TTTATCTTTGTTGCTGCTACAAAGTTTTGTGTCGACATGGCAACTCATAGGCATGGATGTTGTGTATTGCAACGCTGCATTGCACGTTCAGTTGCAGAACATCGAGATAAGTTGGCGGGTGAAGTTTCTAGAAATGGGATTCTCCTTGCTCAAGACCCCTACGG AAATTATGTTGTTCAGTATATTATAGAGCTAAAGATCCCATCTGCAAGTGCTAAATTGTTTTCTCAGTTCAAAGGAAACTTCGTACAGCTCTCTAAGCAGAAGTTTAGTAGCCATGTGGTGGAAAAATGCCTTACGCATTTTGAAGAACATAGGCCTAGAATCATCCGTGAGCTGCTCTCAGAGTCTCACTTTGACCAGTTATTGCAGGACCGCTTTGCCAACTATGTCATTCAATGTGCTTTAGCAGTTACCAAG GGCCCTCTTCATGCTTCACTGGTCGAAGAAGTGGAGGCTCACAAAATTTTAAGTACCAGCCCATATTGCAAGAGGATTTTCTCACGGAAACTCTTGAAGAAGTGA
- the LOC122316773 gene encoding uncharacterized protein LOC122316773 translates to MERSTPVRKPHTSTADLLTWSENPPTDSPVVGSAVRSHQPSDGISKVVFGGQVTDEEVESLNKRKPCSGYKMKEMTGSGIFNGEKDEEESESAKPTPSNKTGIRMYQQAVAGISHISFGDEESVSPKKPTTLPEVAKQRELSGTLDSEDAKLKKQLSDAKCKELSGHDIFAPPPEILPRPVTARILDLKGSIEIGEPASHNVSTSVKVSNPPGGQSSIMSNEEPLVKTAKKIYNQKFAELSGNDIFKGDVLPSSSEKPLSTAKLREISGNDIFADGKVESRDYLGGVRKPPGGESSIALV, encoded by the exons ATGGAGAGGAGCACTCCGGTGAGGAAGCCACACACATCCACCGCAGATCTGCTCACTTGGTCCGAGAACCCTCCCACCGATTCACCGGTTGTTGGCTCCGCCGTGCGCTCTCACCAG CCTTCGGATGGGATCAGTAAGGTGGTGTTTGGAGGTCAGGTGACGGATGAGGAGGTCGAGAGCTTAAACAAACG GAAGCCTTGTTCAGGGTATAAAATGAAGGAGATGACCGGTAGTGGCATATTTAATGGAGAAAAGGATGAGGAAGAATCTGAGAGCGCCAAACCTACTCCATCTAACAAAACGGGAATACGCATGTACCAG CAAGCGGTCGCAGGAATTAGCCATATCTCATTTGGTGATGAAGAGAGTGTTTCTCCAAAAAAACCTACAACTCTGCCTGAGGTTGCAAAGCAGCGCGAGCTAAGTGGGACCCTGGATAGTGAGGATGCGAAGTTGAAGAAGCAGCTTTCTGATGCGAAGTGCAAGGAGCTTTCTGGACATGACATCTTTGCACCCCCTCCTGAAATTTTACCTCGACCGGTAACGGCTCGCATATTGGACTTGAAAGGAAGCATAGAAATAGGGGAACCTGCTTCTCATAATGTCAGCACATCGGTCAAAGTTTCTAAT CCTCCTGGAGGTCAGAGCAGTATTATGTCCAATGAGGAGCCTCTGGTCAAGACAGCCAAGAAAATATATAACCAGAAATTTGCCGAGCTGTCGGGAAATGACATATTCAAAGGCGATGTACTTCCATCATCCTCCGAGAAACCACTGAGTACAGCAAAATTGCGAGAGATAAGTGGCAACGACATCTTTGCTGACGGGAAGGTAGAATCTAGAGACTATCTAGGTGGTGTACGCAAGCCCCCTGGCGGCGAGAGCAGCATTGCGTTGGTTTAA